The following proteins come from a genomic window of Halorussus halophilus:
- a CDS encoding PAS domain S-box protein, with the protein MGYLSRIVSAVGGRRVVFTLGGLYLAFAVGFPVVGDGAVGEILTPPVLVGASGLVLCYTGYRLPQTNVRADLYDVVGSWCVRGIGAMFGIVSFGLLAGSVDDLVSALVVLPALASVAGLGMGYHDARARNRALDAEEKQREAERYSRELERYQTIVETVNDGIFVADEDNNFTLANEAYLELVGYEREELVGSHVSLVADERTDLDEIAEEVQRHLANGVAGGKTYETTLETASGDVVDVEWTIAPLPEQEGASHDKVVVVRDVTKRNEREQRLERQNERLDSFAGMIAHELRNPVAIGQIYSQQLPTEASPEAVEYVTEAFSRIENIIEVMLVITRGQEAISENTQVRLEDAAQRAWDEVDAANATLEVTTDQTVNADKTYVQHLFRNLFENAVEHGSTSHNLSDDDVEDGKTDVTVSVGELPTGFYVADDGTGIPEEAREGVFGTGYTTAANHGGMGLGLTFVQEMATVYEWTCELTESADGGAQFEFENVTQMQKTEK; encoded by the coding sequence ATGGGATACTTGTCACGAATCGTCTCGGCCGTCGGCGGGCGGCGTGTCGTCTTCACCCTCGGGGGACTGTACCTCGCGTTCGCCGTGGGATTCCCAGTCGTGGGAGACGGAGCAGTCGGCGAGATTCTGACGCCTCCTGTTTTGGTCGGTGCGAGCGGCCTCGTCCTCTGCTACACAGGATATCGCCTTCCACAAACGAACGTCCGCGCGGACCTCTACGACGTCGTCGGCAGTTGGTGCGTGCGCGGCATCGGGGCGATGTTCGGTATCGTCTCTTTCGGCCTGCTCGCCGGGAGCGTAGACGACCTCGTGTCGGCCTTGGTCGTCCTCCCCGCACTCGCCAGCGTCGCTGGACTCGGAATGGGGTATCACGACGCGCGAGCGCGAAACCGAGCGCTAGACGCCGAGGAAAAACAGCGCGAAGCGGAGCGATACAGTCGGGAACTCGAACGCTACCAAACCATCGTCGAAACCGTCAACGACGGTATCTTCGTAGCCGACGAGGACAACAACTTCACGTTGGCCAACGAAGCCTACCTCGAACTTGTCGGCTACGAACGGGAGGAACTCGTCGGTTCGCACGTGTCGCTCGTCGCAGACGAGCGGACGGATTTAGACGAGATAGCCGAGGAGGTCCAACGTCACTTGGCCAACGGCGTCGCAGGCGGAAAGACGTACGAGACTACATTGGAAACGGCCTCCGGAGATGTCGTCGATGTGGAGTGGACGATTGCACCGCTCCCGGAGCAAGAGGGCGCTAGCCACGACAAGGTCGTCGTCGTCCGTGACGTCACAAAGCGCAATGAGCGCGAACAGCGACTCGAACGGCAGAACGAGCGACTCGACAGCTTCGCAGGCATGATAGCCCACGAACTGCGCAATCCCGTCGCAATCGGGCAAATCTACAGCCAGCAACTCCCGACGGAAGCGAGTCCGGAAGCGGTCGAATACGTCACCGAAGCGTTCAGTCGTATCGAGAACATCATCGAGGTCATGTTAGTCATCACGCGCGGCCAGGAGGCGATTTCCGAGAACACGCAGGTGCGACTCGAAGACGCCGCACAGCGCGCGTGGGACGAAGTGGACGCGGCGAATGCGACGCTGGAGGTGACGACGGACCAGACGGTGAACGCGGACAAAACGTACGTTCAGCACCTGTTCAGGAATCTCTTCGAGAACGCCGTGGAGCATGGCTCCACGAGCCATAATCTGTCGGACGACGACGTGGAGGACGGCAAGACAGACGTCACCGTCTCCGTCGGCGAACTCCCGACGGGGTTCTACGTGGCTGACGACGGAACTGGCATCCCCGAAGAAGCCCGAGAGGGAGTCTTCGGCACGGGATACACGACAGCGGCCAATCACGGAGGAATGGGGCTCGGGCTTACGTTCGTCCAAGAGATGGCGACGGTGTACGAGTGGACGTGTGAGCTAACAGAGAGCGCCGACGGTGGCGCGCAGTTCGAGTTCGAGAACGTAACGCAGATGCAGAAGACGGAGAAGTAA
- a CDS encoding DUF5828 family protein, which produces MEESVSGFKLRGDWGDIVEHGERITEALREAGASGDAYDEWNEWRPKSHERLGEDVSAKTAEQASTGEGKGEQAGKTPDDDLKTAGEKISESYQKLEEEKTDEAVDSWQDSVSYVARAADSASRKAIRKVEDTVYQKVMTRLAPYYFDNDLISANVQQTGRGDGEETFVFEVNVNDDELKTMVSEKLAAYEDEIDRWHVDTEKRTDTVEVAEGVEAPEDEDEPKSTTT; this is translated from the coding sequence ATGGAAGAGAGCGTTTCCGGCTTCAAACTCCGGGGCGATTGGGGCGACATCGTCGAACACGGCGAGCGCATCACGGAGGCACTCCGTGAAGCGGGTGCGTCCGGCGACGCGTACGACGAGTGGAACGAGTGGCGACCCAAGTCCCACGAACGCCTCGGCGAAGACGTCTCTGCCAAGACCGCCGAACAGGCCAGTACTGGCGAGGGAAAAGGCGAACAGGCAGGTAAGACACCCGACGACGACCTGAAGACCGCGGGCGAGAAGATAAGCGAGTCCTACCAGAAGTTAGAGGAGGAGAAGACCGACGAGGCGGTCGATAGCTGGCAGGACTCGGTGAGCTACGTCGCTCGCGCGGCTGACTCCGCGAGTCGGAAGGCCATCAGGAAGGTCGAAGACACAGTGTACCAGAAGGTCATGACTCGCCTCGCGCCGTACTACTTCGACAACGACCTCATCAGCGCCAACGTCCAGCAGACCGGGCGGGGCGACGGCGAAGAGACCTTCGTCTTCGAAGTCAACGTCAACGACGACGAGTTGAAAACGATGGTCAGCGAGAAGTTGGCGGCCTACGAGGACGAAATCGACCGCTGGCACGTCGATACCGAGAAGCGAACCGACACGGTGGAGGTCGCCGAAGGCGTCGAAGCCCCCGAAGACGAGGACGAACCGAAATCGACGACGACCTGA
- a CDS encoding peptidoglycan DD-metalloendopeptidase family protein, which produces MKDEISRRSFLKASSASIVGGVGLTAASGSAAAHYVGLPVYTTTGLSVRNGPGTGYGRKAVAEQYTGGYIIDGPTNADGYTWWKVQYNGDGNNGRVTGWSAEGDNWLAHADFGYPCVGQVTQEHKSGHLALDIANDTGTNVYAARGGTVAVTDYESGGCGYYIKIDHANGYRTMYCHLSDILVSEGQSVNFGDHIGEMGSTGNSTGPHVHFTVEQNGAHQYVPGDLYDEIDNHAGLAKNYSGIGSL; this is translated from the coding sequence ATGAAAGACGAAATCAGCAGACGAAGTTTCCTGAAAGCATCGAGCGCGAGCATCGTGGGTGGAGTCGGCCTGACGGCCGCCTCCGGAAGTGCCGCGGCCCACTACGTCGGCCTCCCCGTCTACACGACGACTGGCCTCAGCGTCCGTAACGGTCCCGGAACGGGCTACGGTCGTAAGGCAGTCGCCGAGCAGTACACCGGCGGCTACATCATCGACGGCCCGACGAACGCCGACGGCTACACGTGGTGGAAGGTCCAGTACAACGGCGACGGCAACAACGGTCGCGTGACCGGTTGGTCTGCCGAAGGCGACAACTGGCTCGCCCACGCGGACTTCGGCTACCCCTGCGTCGGACAGGTCACTCAGGAACACAAGAGCGGCCACCTCGCGCTGGACATCGCCAACGACACTGGGACGAACGTCTACGCCGCACGAGGCGGCACGGTCGCCGTCACCGACTACGAGTCGGGTGGCTGTGGCTACTACATCAAGATAGACCACGCGAACGGCTATCGGACGATGTACTGCCACCTCAGTGACATCCTCGTCAGCGAAGGCCAGAGCGTGAACTTCGGGGACCACATCGGCGAGATGGGGAGTACGGGCAACTCGACCGGCCCGCACGTCCACTTTACCGTCGAGCAGAACGGCGCGCACCAGTACGTGCCCGGCGACTTGTACGACGAGATAGACAACCACGCAGGGTTGGCGAAAAACTACAGCGGCATCGGGTCGCTGTAG
- a CDS encoding conditioned medium-induced protein 4 — translation MDEKTEELRDIFMDVTDESTVTERQEESHGSLSSEAEVEERLREVVARMRDRYDFGTTLTDEELVTVVRGFYAGDSDADIARELDDESLGKTVSRARIDLHLLRETDFDAPFDLDELRELLEDEVTNAEAAEQLDVSESTVRKYRRVVETEQERLTVSDQFRDEFENILKDRELTDRMTEEAQKDGLEDATEGMETNVSF, via the coding sequence ATGGACGAGAAGACTGAGGAACTGCGTGACATCTTCATGGACGTCACCGACGAATCCACCGTCACCGAACGACAAGAGGAGTCCCACGGCTCGCTCAGTTCGGAGGCGGAGGTCGAGGAACGACTCCGCGAAGTCGTTGCTCGGATGCGCGACCGGTACGACTTCGGCACGACGCTGACCGACGAGGAACTCGTAACCGTCGTCCGCGGCTTCTACGCCGGGGACTCCGACGCCGACATCGCCCGCGAGCTAGACGACGAATCGCTCGGCAAGACCGTCTCGCGCGCCCGTATCGACTTACATCTACTCCGCGAGACTGACTTCGACGCGCCGTTCGACCTCGACGAACTGCGAGAACTGCTGGAGGACGAGGTCACGAACGCCGAGGCCGCCGAGCAACTGGACGTGAGCGAATCGACCGTTCGGAAGTACCGCCGCGTAGTCGAAACCGAACAAGAACGCCTGACGGTCAGCGACCAGTTCCGCGACGAGTTCGAGAACATCCTGAAAGACCGCGAACTCACCGACCGAATGACCGAGGAGGCCCAAAAAGACGGGTTAGAGGACGCGACCGAGGGCATGGAGACGAACGTTTCCTTCTAG
- a CDS encoding biotin transporter BioY, translated as MSTETETVELVGEEAVENVARAALLAALTGAFAYVSFPNPVSPVTISLQVLGVFLAGILLGPIWGGTSMGLYLVAGAVGAPIFAGGSSGVGVLFGQSGGYLWSYPVAAFLVGVIVHGGLRLTNPGERNVVRLVGAMVVGTAVIYAFGVVGLSLVLGMSLQKAFVAGALAFIPAEAFKIAAAVGIVNSDQIAAE; from the coding sequence ATGAGTACCGAAACGGAAACCGTCGAGTTAGTTGGCGAGGAAGCCGTCGAGAACGTCGCTCGCGCGGCACTGCTGGCCGCGCTCACTGGCGCGTTCGCGTACGTGTCGTTCCCCAATCCAGTGTCGCCAGTAACTATCAGTTTGCAGGTACTTGGGGTCTTTTTGGCCGGGATTCTGCTCGGCCCTATCTGGGGCGGCACGTCGATGGGGCTGTATCTGGTCGCGGGTGCGGTCGGTGCGCCAATCTTCGCTGGCGGGTCGAGTGGTGTCGGTGTACTGTTCGGTCAGTCGGGTGGCTATCTCTGGTCGTATCCCGTCGCCGCGTTTCTGGTCGGCGTCATCGTTCACGGTGGCCTCCGACTGACGAATCCGGGAGAGCGCAACGTGGTTCGACTCGTCGGAGCAATGGTCGTCGGTACCGCCGTCATCTACGCCTTCGGCGTCGTCGGTCTCTCGCTCGTCCTGGGCATGAGCCTCCAGAAAGCGTTCGTCGCGGGCGCGTTGGCGTTCATCCCCGCCGAAGCGTTCAAAATCGCCGCCGCAGTCGGCATCGTCAACAGCGACCAAATCGCCGCCGAGTGA
- a CDS encoding redoxin domain-containing protein — MVDFDVVTLPDTDHVDVGDTAPDFTRPLVNEEFWEDASLSDLTDEGPVLLVFYTMDGAFPATYVWNEIRDRGWGRNGEGDLTVVGLSISDPYAHKQLIEERGMDYRLFSDPQNGVAEEYGIVHDLDGMAGVSEPRPAVFLLDEDRTVEYAWVAQEWPDFPDYDEVESAVENL; from the coding sequence ATGGTCGATTTCGACGTCGTGACTCTCCCCGACACAGACCACGTAGACGTGGGCGACACTGCGCCCGACTTCACGCGCCCGCTGGTCAACGAGGAGTTCTGGGAAGACGCGTCGCTGTCGGACCTCACGGACGAGGGACCGGTACTGTTGGTCTTCTACACCATGGACGGGGCGTTTCCCGCGACGTACGTCTGGAACGAGATTCGGGACCGAGGATGGGGTCGCAACGGGGAAGGCGACCTCACCGTCGTCGGCCTCTCCATCTCGGACCCCTACGCGCACAAGCAACTAATCGAGGAGCGCGGCATGGACTACCGACTGTTCAGCGACCCGCAGAACGGCGTCGCAGAGGAGTACGGCATCGTCCACGACTTGGACGGGATGGCCGGAGTCAGCGAACCGCGCCCGGCGGTCTTCCTACTAGACGAAGACCGAACCGTCGAGTACGCGTGGGTCGCCCAGGAGTGGCCCGACTTCCCCGACTACGACGAAGTCGAATCCGCCGTCGAGAATCTGTAA
- a CDS encoding L-threonylcarbamoyladenylate synthase produces MSDADIERAVEAIHDGDLVVYPTETVYGLGADALNETAVKRVFDAKRRDRDKPVSLAVPDVDSALNYVHASDREETFMREFLPGPVTVLCEKTDEVPDVLTGGRSRVGVRVPDHEGALALLREAAPTPVTSTSANVSGRPSATKIADLDSEIRDAVAVILDGGETDGGTGSTVVNVETGEIHRRGANAEAVEAWLAKQT; encoded by the coding sequence ATGAGCGACGCGGACATCGAACGCGCAGTCGAAGCCATCCACGACGGCGACCTCGTCGTGTACCCGACCGAGACGGTCTACGGACTCGGCGCGGACGCACTGAACGAGACGGCCGTCAAGCGCGTCTTCGACGCCAAACGACGCGACCGCGACAAGCCGGTCTCGCTCGCGGTACCGGACGTTGACAGCGCCCTGAACTACGTTCACGCGAGCGACCGCGAGGAGACGTTCATGCGCGAATTTCTGCCCGGCCCGGTGACGGTCCTCTGCGAGAAGACCGACGAGGTGCCGGACGTGCTGACCGGCGGTCGGAGCCGCGTTGGCGTTCGGGTACCCGACCACGAGGGCGCGCTCGCACTGCTTCGAGAGGCCGCACCGACTCCCGTTACCAGCACGAGCGCAAACGTGAGCGGTCGCCCGAGCGCGACCAAAATTGCGGACCTCGATTCGGAGATTCGGGACGCCGTGGCGGTGATTCTGGACGGCGGCGAGACGGACGGCGGAACTGGAAGCACGGTCGTCAACGTCGAGACGGGCGAGATTCACCGCCGAGGCGCGAACGCCGAGGCGGTGGAGGCGTGGCTGGCCAAGCAGACGTAA
- a CDS encoding CRISPR-associated protein Cas4 has protein sequence MSKVPFSELSTAAYCPRKLYYQRRDEFEMPEEVEARRKLAFRYGDLLDASASELSGLPLHVSPEEFRRNLDRSRDRFSAVWPAIRNPNERERLTTGRECRGIVHKVLDLGVPTPSMVFTGDPPENGVWEGQSVRAVAAAKALSWEHEQSVERAFVEYPAHGIVREIDLHTRRKAAFRQALEAAQSIDGPPPRLSGDSKCEPCDYREECGVKTRSLRSMLGL, from the coding sequence GTGTCCAAAGTCCCCTTCAGCGAACTCTCGACAGCGGCGTACTGCCCCCGGAAACTCTACTACCAGCGCCGCGACGAGTTCGAGATGCCCGAGGAAGTCGAGGCCCGCCGAAAGCTGGCGTTTCGGTACGGCGACCTGCTTGACGCCTCGGCTTCGGAACTTTCTGGCCTCCCACTCCACGTCTCGCCCGAGGAGTTCCGACGAAATCTCGACCGCTCCCGCGACCGATTTTCGGCGGTGTGGCCCGCAATTCGGAATCCGAACGAGCGCGAGCGACTGACGACCGGTCGTGAATGTCGTGGCATCGTCCACAAGGTGCTGGACCTCGGGGTACCGACGCCATCGATGGTCTTCACCGGAGACCCACCAGAAAATGGTGTCTGGGAAGGCCAGAGCGTCCGGGCAGTCGCGGCGGCCAAGGCACTCTCGTGGGAACACGAACAGTCAGTCGAGCGCGCGTTCGTTGAGTATCCCGCCCACGGAATCGTCCGCGAAATAGACCTGCACACGCGCCGAAAGGCGGCGTTCCGGCAGGCGCTCGAAGCCGCCCAATCGATAGACGGGCCACCGCCGCGACTCAGCGGCGACTCGAAGTGCGAGCCCTGCGACTACCGAGAGGAGTGTGGCGTCAAGACGCGGTCGCTCAGGTCGATGCTGGGGTTGTGA
- a CDS encoding inorganic phosphate transporter, protein MAVGGVATLVIAGVASLFMAWAIGAGSSGSTPFAPAVGANAISVMRAGFVVGLLGFLGAVLQGANVSEAVGTQLIEGVQLTAPAATTGLIVAALLVAFGVFTGYPIATAFTVTGAIVGVGLAMGGDPAWAKYRQISALWILTPFVGGSIAYGTAKLLRSERITERVAIPILAGFVGLIVANIRFTIFGTGDTSRSLAFALSRGLSLPVVSGIDTGRVAASLVIAGGVAALLFWDMEQDADAGQRHFLLALGSLVAFSAGGSQVGLAIGPLVPLLDPYAIPLIPVLVGGGIGLLAGSWTGAPRMIKALAQDYSALGPRRSIAALIPSFAIAQSAVFFGIPVSFNEIIVSAIIGSGYAAGGGGVSRKKMVYTVLAWLGSLVLAIGVGYGAFTAIDSAL, encoded by the coding sequence ATGGCTGTAGGTGGCGTCGCGACGTTGGTAATCGCCGGAGTCGCCAGTCTGTTCATGGCGTGGGCTATCGGCGCAGGCTCCTCGGGGTCCACGCCGTTCGCTCCGGCGGTCGGTGCGAACGCAATTTCGGTGATGCGAGCGGGCTTCGTCGTCGGTCTGCTCGGCTTTCTCGGAGCGGTGTTGCAGGGTGCAAACGTCTCCGAAGCGGTCGGAACGCAACTCATCGAGGGCGTGCAACTTACCGCACCCGCCGCGACGACTGGCCTGATAGTCGCGGCCCTGCTGGTCGCGTTCGGCGTCTTCACGGGCTATCCGATTGCGACGGCGTTCACCGTCACCGGCGCTATCGTCGGCGTCGGGTTGGCGATGGGCGGCGACCCCGCGTGGGCGAAGTATCGCCAGATTTCGGCGCTGTGGATTCTGACGCCGTTCGTCGGCGGTTCCATCGCCTACGGAACCGCGAAACTGCTCCGGTCGGAGCGAATCACCGAACGAGTCGCTATTCCGATACTCGCCGGGTTCGTCGGCCTCATCGTCGCCAACATCAGGTTCACGATTTTCGGCACGGGCGACACCAGTCGTTCGCTCGCGTTCGCTCTCTCGCGTGGTCTCTCGTTACCGGTCGTCAGCGGAATCGACACCGGGCGCGTCGCCGCCTCGCTGGTCATCGCTGGCGGCGTCGCCGCGCTGTTGTTCTGGGACATGGAGCAAGACGCCGACGCGGGACAGCGACACTTCCTGCTCGCGCTCGGGAGCCTCGTCGCGTTCTCCGCGGGTGGGAGTCAGGTCGGTCTGGCTATCGGCCCGCTGGTTCCGTTGCTAGACCCGTACGCCATTCCGCTGATTCCGGTTCTCGTTGGGGGCGGCATCGGCCTACTCGCCGGGTCGTGGACCGGCGCACCGCGGATGATAAAGGCGCTCGCGCAGGACTACTCGGCGCTCGGACCGCGCCGCTCCATCGCCGCGCTGATTCCCTCGTTCGCCATCGCTCAGAGCGCCGTCTTCTTCGGCATCCCCGTCTCGTTCAACGAGATTATCGTGAGCGCGATTATCGGGAGCGGGTACGCCGCTGGCGGTGGTGGCGTGAGCAGGAAGAAGATGGTCTACACCGTGCTGGCGTGGTTGGGGTCGCTGGTGCTTGCGATTGGCGTCGGCTACGGAGCCTTCACGGCGATAGACAGCGCGTTGTAG
- a CDS encoding glutathione S-transferase N-terminal domain-containing protein produces the protein MSASTGDSGDITLYRLQACPYCERVVKKLQEYDLDYDSRFVEPMHSDRNVVKRISGKRTVPAIVDENTGVTMSESANIVEYLDATYGTGGA, from the coding sequence ATGAGTGCGTCAACCGGTGACAGTGGCGATATCACGCTGTACCGTCTCCAAGCGTGCCCGTACTGTGAACGCGTCGTCAAGAAGCTACAGGAGTACGACCTCGACTACGACTCCCGGTTCGTCGAACCGATGCACAGCGACCGGAACGTCGTCAAGCGAATCAGCGGCAAGCGCACCGTCCCAGCAATCGTAGACGAGAACACCGGCGTCACGATGAGCGAGAGCGCGAACATCGTCGAGTACCTCGACGCGACCTATGGGACTGGAGGTGCCTGA
- a CDS encoding hemolysin family protein, which translates to MFAQEAPPPEYFGIVFGDSLVTWLGAGAIVVLIGLSAFFSSSEIAMFSLAKHRVDALVEDGVPGSETVAALKNDPHRLLITILVGNNIVNIAMSSIATGVLALHMNQGTAVAVATFGITALVLLFGESAPKSYAVENTESWSLRIAKPLKFSEYALLPLVVLFDHLTRLVNRVTGGRSAIETSYVTRDEIQNLIETGEREGVIEEDEREMLQRIFRFNNTIAKEVMTPRLDMTAVPKDATIEEAIQTCIQSDHERVPIYEGSLDNVIGIVHIRDLVREHNYGERPDLELEDVIQPTLHVPESKNVDELLTEMRENRMQMVIVIDEFGTTEGLITMEDMVEEIVGDILEGEEEEPVEYVDDDTVIVRGELNIDEVNDALDIELPEGEEFETIAGFIFNRAGRLVEEGEDITYDGVRLYVEQVENTRIMKARVTKLDDEERAEVESEEEIEIEEGVEPESN; encoded by the coding sequence ATGTTCGCACAAGAGGCTCCTCCCCCTGAGTACTTCGGTATAGTCTTCGGAGACAGTCTCGTCACGTGGCTCGGAGCAGGAGCTATCGTCGTTCTCATCGGTCTCTCGGCGTTCTTCTCGTCGTCCGAGATTGCGATGTTCTCGCTTGCGAAACACCGAGTGGATGCGCTGGTCGAGGACGGCGTTCCCGGTTCGGAGACGGTCGCCGCGCTGAAGAACGACCCCCACCGCTTGCTCATCACCATCCTCGTCGGTAACAACATCGTCAACATCGCGATGTCGTCGATAGCGACCGGTGTCCTCGCGCTCCACATGAACCAAGGCACCGCAGTCGCCGTCGCCACCTTCGGCATCACCGCGCTCGTCTTGCTGTTCGGCGAGAGCGCGCCGAAGTCCTACGCCGTCGAGAACACCGAATCGTGGTCGCTCCGCATCGCCAAGCCGCTCAAATTCTCCGAGTACGCGCTGTTGCCCTTGGTCGTCCTGTTCGACCACCTCACTCGTCTCGTCAATCGAGTCACGGGTGGCCGCTCGGCCATCGAAACTTCCTACGTCACTCGCGACGAGATTCAGAACCTCATCGAGACTGGCGAGCGCGAGGGCGTCATCGAGGAAGACGAACGCGAGATGCTCCAGCGCATCTTCCGGTTCAACAACACCATCGCCAAGGAGGTCATGACGCCGCGCCTCGATATGACCGCGGTGCCGAAAGACGCCACCATCGAGGAGGCGATTCAGACGTGCATCCAGAGCGACCACGAGCGCGTCCCCATCTACGAAGGCAGTCTCGACAACGTCATCGGCATCGTCCACATCCGAGATTTGGTCCGGGAACACAACTACGGCGAGCGCCCGGACCTCGAACTCGAAGACGTGATTCAACCGACCCTGCACGTCCCCGAGAGCAAGAACGTAGACGAACTGCTCACCGAGATGCGGGAGAACCGCATGCAGATGGTCATCGTCATCGACGAGTTCGGGACCACTGAGGGGCTCATCACCATGGAGGACATGGTCGAGGAAATCGTCGGCGACATCCTCGAAGGCGAGGAAGAAGAGCCAGTCGAGTACGTTGACGACGACACGGTCATCGTCCGCGGCGAACTCAACATAGACGAGGTCAACGACGCGCTCGACATCGAACTCCCCGAAGGCGAAGAGTTCGAGACCATCGCAGGCTTCATCTTCAACCGCGCGGGCCGCCTCGTGGAGGAAGGCGAAGACATCACCTACGACGGCGTGCGCCTGTACGTCGAACAGGTCGAAAACACCCGCATCATGAAAGCGCGCGTGACGAAACTGGACGACGAAGAACGCGCGGAAGTCGAGAGCGAAGAAGAAATCGAGATAGAAGAGGGCGTCGAACCGGAGAGCAATTAA